One segment of Candidatus Limnocylindrales bacterium DNA contains the following:
- a CDS encoding DUF763 domain-containing protein yields the protein MARLHHGRRTGSADLPLHGGHVPPWLAERMTRLGRLIAETIVHHYGRDEFLRRLAHPFWFQSFGAVMGMDWHSSGITTSVMGSLKRGLAPIEDELGIFVCGGRGRHSRRTPQELIGIGERIGVDGNGLARASRLAAKVDSAAVQDGFDLYLHSFVLARDGSWVVVQQGMNTDRRQARRYHWLSEGLTSFVEEPHAAIDGPPHGTVLNMTDRRARPSRDKQLALAQAGPDQVVDVLKRMREGEPANVEIFGPDEPAMPPHLAMPAHHDVRPTDVFLRRLRGTLAAAADHGAGNYEELLLTPGMGARSVAALALVSEVVHGTPVRFEDPARFAFAHGGKDGHPFPVPLRVYDETIATLKHALALSKLGNDEKLAAIRRLDEQARMLENRGSATFEDVVAAERAASRGLGGATVLTHDRSAQPKRARPVATQDQLRLFKS from the coding sequence ATGGCGAGACTGCACCACGGCCGCCGCACGGGAAGCGCCGACCTGCCACTCCATGGCGGGCATGTCCCCCCATGGCTCGCCGAGCGCATGACGCGTCTCGGCCGGCTGATTGCCGAGACGATTGTCCATCATTACGGCCGCGACGAGTTTCTCCGCCGCCTCGCGCATCCGTTCTGGTTCCAGTCGTTCGGCGCGGTGATGGGAATGGACTGGCACTCCTCCGGCATCACGACGAGCGTGATGGGTTCGCTCAAGCGCGGTCTTGCTCCGATAGAGGATGAGCTCGGGATCTTCGTCTGCGGCGGCCGCGGCCGCCATTCGAGGCGAACGCCGCAGGAGCTGATCGGCATCGGCGAGCGCATCGGGGTGGACGGAAACGGGCTGGCGCGCGCGAGCCGGCTGGCGGCGAAGGTCGACAGCGCTGCGGTCCAGGACGGCTTCGATCTCTATCTGCACAGCTTCGTGCTCGCGCGCGATGGCTCGTGGGTGGTCGTGCAGCAGGGGATGAATACCGACCGGCGCCAGGCGCGGCGCTATCACTGGTTGTCCGAAGGCCTGACGAGCTTCGTCGAGGAGCCGCACGCCGCCATCGACGGGCCGCCGCACGGCACGGTTCTGAACATGACCGACCGAAGAGCCCGCCCGTCGCGCGACAAACAGCTCGCGCTCGCACAGGCCGGCCCGGATCAGGTCGTCGACGTGCTCAAACGGATGCGGGAAGGAGAGCCTGCGAACGTCGAGATTTTCGGACCGGACGAGCCCGCGATGCCGCCGCATCTTGCGATGCCCGCGCACCACGACGTGCGCCCGACCGATGTGTTCCTGCGCCGGTTGCGCGGAACCCTCGCTGCTGCGGCCGATCACGGAGCGGGCAACTACGAAGAGCTGCTGCTGACGCCCGGCATGGGCGCACGAAGCGTCGCCGCGCTCGCGCTCGTCAGCGAAGTGGTTCACGGGACACCCGTACGCTTCGAAGATCCCGCACGATTCGCCTTCGCGCACGGCGGAAAGGACGGCCATCCGTTTCCCGTCCCGCTGCGCGTCTACGACGAGACGATCGCAACGCTCAAACATGCGCTTGCGCTGTCGAAGCTCGGCAACGACGAGAAGCTTGCCGCAATCCGCCGGCTCGACGAGCAGGCGCGCATGCTCGAGAACCGCGGCAGCGCCACGTTCGAAGACGTCGTCGCTGCCGAACGGGCAGCCAGTCGAGGCCTCGGCGGTGCGACGGTCCTCACGCACGATCGTTCGGCTCAGCCGAAGCGCGCAAGGCCGGTCGCCACGCAGGATCAGCTCCGGCTCTTCAAAAGTTGA
- a CDS encoding YncE family protein, producing MAAEPGAPTRDIVLTADSYGGTVTVFDAVTRQRLRQIDVVPDGREPHGIARTLLYPMLHRIQGSNFAQDLSVSPDGTTIFVARGYLGDVAAFDLASGSLLWRTPVSGLRADHTAVTLDGRRLFVAATTANKVEAFDTISGEKIGEFATGEWAHGMELSRDGSKVYNGSIGNLLLPDSRKGERNITVADTSSLRVEKTIPVAAGLRPFVVSDDGSTAYAQLSYFHGLVKIDLASGRETARLDLPVPSEVAAIDPHEYTNEAAHHGLAISGNGRTLCAAATVSDYVAIVDASTMQMTAQVPVGDEPGWAATSPDGRSCYVTERGPDSVAVIDYASGTLIDHVAVGDHPQAIKTARVAAGLLSN from the coding sequence GTGGCTGCCGAACCCGGAGCTCCCACGCGTGACATCGTACTGACCGCGGACTCCTACGGCGGTACCGTCACTGTCTTCGACGCCGTCACCCGCCAGCGACTGAGACAAATCGACGTCGTTCCCGACGGACGTGAGCCTCATGGCATCGCGCGCACCCTCCTCTATCCCATGCTGCACCGGATTCAGGGCTCCAACTTCGCTCAGGATCTTTCCGTCTCTCCCGATGGAACGACAATCTTTGTGGCTCGCGGTTACCTCGGAGACGTGGCTGCTTTCGATCTCGCCAGCGGCAGCTTGCTGTGGCGAACACCGGTGAGCGGCCTTCGTGCGGACCACACAGCCGTCACACTGGACGGCCGGCGATTGTTCGTCGCCGCAACCACTGCGAATAAAGTCGAAGCGTTCGATACAATCAGCGGCGAGAAGATCGGCGAGTTCGCAACCGGCGAATGGGCGCACGGTATGGAGCTCTCTCGCGACGGTTCCAAGGTCTACAACGGCAGCATCGGTAACCTGCTGCTCCCGGACAGTCGCAAAGGCGAGCGAAACATCACGGTCGCCGATACCAGTTCGCTGCGTGTGGAGAAGACGATTCCTGTTGCTGCCGGACTGCGGCCGTTCGTCGTCAGCGATGACGGTTCGACCGCCTACGCGCAGCTCTCGTATTTTCACGGCCTGGTGAAGATCGACCTTGCCTCCGGACGCGAGACCGCGCGACTCGACCTGCCGGTACCATCAGAAGTCGCGGCGATCGATCCGCACGAGTACACCAACGAAGCGGCACACCACGGGCTCGCGATCTCCGGGAACGGACGAACACTGTGTGCAGCGGCGACCGTTTCCGATTACGTTGCCATCGTCGATGCATCGACCATGCAGATGACCGCGCAAGTGCCGGTCGGCGACGAGCCTGGCTGGGCGGCCACCAGTCCGGACGGACGAAGCTGCTACGTGACGGAACGTGGGCCCGACAGCGTCGCCGTCATCGACTATGCCAGCGGCACGTTGATCGACCACGTAGCCGTGGGTGATCATCCCCAGGCAATCAAGACCGCACGAGTTGCGGCCGGACTTCTCAGCAACTGA
- a CDS encoding TIGR03619 family F420-dependent LLM class oxidoreductase, translated as MRFTYAESMCDPMQLLPLARACDESGWSSFVVPDSIAYPEHSDSKYPYTPDGDRRFLDGKPFIEPFTLMAAIGAVTTRLRTTTFVVKLPIRHPVHVAKQLSSVAALTGGRVAFGVGSSPWPEDFAITGTPWKDRGRRMDEMIEIIRGLMTGQYFEFHGKHFDIPSIKMCPVPEKPVPILIGGHSEAALRRAARTGDGWMHGGGSDNLDALLAQLADLRREAGTDKKPFEIHVISFDAYTLDGAKKLRDQGITDAIVGFRNPYVGEDDVPLQEKIDTLRRFADDVIARL; from the coding sequence ATGCGCTTCACCTACGCCGAGTCCATGTGCGATCCCATGCAGCTCCTTCCGCTTGCCAGGGCGTGCGACGAATCCGGATGGTCGTCGTTCGTGGTGCCCGACAGCATCGCGTACCCCGAGCATTCCGATTCGAAGTATCCGTACACGCCCGACGGCGACCGCCGCTTTCTCGACGGCAAGCCGTTCATCGAGCCGTTCACGCTGATGGCGGCAATCGGCGCGGTGACGACGCGCCTTCGCACGACCACGTTCGTCGTCAAGCTGCCGATCCGCCATCCGGTGCACGTCGCCAAGCAGCTCAGCTCGGTCGCCGCGCTCACCGGCGGACGCGTCGCGTTCGGCGTCGGAAGCAGCCCGTGGCCGGAAGACTTCGCGATCACCGGTACGCCGTGGAAAGACCGCGGCCGGCGCATGGACGAGATGATCGAGATCATCCGCGGCCTGATGACCGGCCAGTATTTCGAATTCCACGGCAAGCACTTCGACATTCCGAGCATCAAGATGTGTCCCGTTCCGGAAAAGCCCGTGCCGATCCTGATCGGCGGACATTCCGAAGCGGCGCTGCGCCGCGCGGCGCGCACCGGCGACGGATGGATGCACGGCGGCGGCTCCGACAATCTCGACGCTCTGCTCGCGCAGCTCGCCGACTTGCGGCGTGAGGCCGGCACCGACAAGAAGCCGTTCGAGATTCACGTGATCTCGTTCGACGCGTACACGCTCGACGGCGCGAAAAAGCTCCGCGACCAGGGCATCACCGATGCCATTGTCGGGTTCCGAAATCCGTATGTCGGAGAAGACGATGTTCCGCTGCAGGAGAAGATCGATACGCTGCGGCGGTTCGCGGACGACGTGATCGCGAGGCTCTAG
- a CDS encoding Zn-dependent alcohol dehydrogenase — translation MKACIFTANHEPMPVEEITLDAPSQPGEVHVKWSASGVCHSDLSIWEGKLPIPPGSILGHEGAGIVVSAVESKTGLKAGDHVIGNFVPICGECFFCTHGQPFVCERGQQIGMSRFPFARSDGSRMFGAVGGLATFSEEAIVHEAALVKVPSDFPLDQACLVGCGVTTGVGAALNAAKVTKGSTVAVIGCGGVGQSVIQGARIAGAARIIAIDLNEAKRATATKFGATDTCDPAVSDPVGFVQGLTEGRGADFAFEVVGHTKLQRQALDMTRPGGACCWVGVPSIMDEVSVPAGMIPLQNKSIIGTIYGSADCREDFVKFINFAKSGDLDLAGMVSRRIKIGEINEAFVEMSKGDSIRSVVIHD, via the coding sequence ATGAAAGCCTGCATTTTCACCGCAAACCACGAACCGATGCCCGTCGAAGAGATCACCCTCGATGCACCTTCCCAGCCCGGAGAAGTGCACGTGAAATGGTCGGCGAGCGGCGTCTGCCACTCCGACCTGTCGATCTGGGAAGGCAAGCTGCCGATCCCGCCGGGCAGCATTCTCGGACACGAGGGCGCGGGCATCGTCGTCTCCGCCGTCGAGAGCAAGACCGGGCTCAAGGCCGGTGATCACGTGATCGGCAACTTCGTGCCGATCTGCGGCGAATGTTTCTTCTGCACCCACGGCCAGCCGTTTGTCTGCGAGCGCGGCCAGCAGATCGGCATGAGCCGCTTCCCGTTCGCGCGCAGCGACGGCAGCCGCATGTTCGGAGCCGTCGGCGGTCTGGCGACGTTCTCGGAGGAAGCCATCGTGCACGAAGCGGCGCTCGTCAAGGTGCCGTCGGACTTTCCGCTCGACCAGGCCTGCCTCGTTGGCTGCGGCGTGACGACCGGAGTCGGCGCGGCGCTCAATGCCGCGAAGGTCACCAAAGGCTCGACGGTTGCCGTGATCGGTTGCGGAGGCGTCGGACAGTCGGTGATTCAGGGCGCGCGCATTGCCGGCGCGGCCCGCATCATCGCGATCGATCTCAACGAGGCGAAGCGGGCTACCGCCACGAAGTTCGGTGCCACCGATACGTGTGATCCGGCCGTGTCCGATCCCGTCGGTTTCGTGCAGGGGCTGACCGAAGGGCGCGGCGCCGACTTCGCATTCGAAGTCGTCGGCCACACCAAGCTGCAGCGCCAGGCGCTCGACATGACGCGCCCCGGCGGCGCGTGCTGCTGGGTCGGCGTGCCGAGCATCATGGACGAAGTCTCGGTGCCGGCCGGAATGATCCCGCTGCAGAACAAGAGCATCATCGGCACGATCTACGGCTCGGCCGACTGCCGCGAGGATTTCGTCAAGTTCATCAATTTCGCCAAGTCCGGCGATCTCGATCTTGCCGGCATGGTCTCGCGCCGCATCAAGATCGGCGAGATCAACGAGGCGTTCGTCGAGATGTCCAA
- a CDS encoding ATP-binding protein: MTVETLQASDTPVEPATDASGRDFDSLEARFERHTLMTALATRFISVPTDQIPAAVEDAMSAIGRYAGVDRVALVMFDDKYERWSIEHDWHAPGLWSLKGLVEHVSPFRWGLPQIIAGSPVEVIRPDLLPRLAANEALLLRGLGLGAAILLPVYRKERVIGFASMSTTRPRTNAWPKALYELLELPARMMVHALDRTGAEQRLRESQARWKSLCDSNVVGVLSMRRSDGTIVDANEAALRLLGRTRDDLADGIPWKETTPKEERKNDTRMLGILERTGRVMPWERQVERPDGSKVPVLCSLTSLAPQSDEMLSVAIDLSSRQRLTDELRRRDDIDRLHGELSRRLLTLAAEKIEEAVVEALGDVARRFQFDGVVIFDVDANVETASRRAWWSRESIRQTPEARISLADRPWWRERLRAGRTTYLADIETLPENASGERAAMERFGLQSCISVPLLPGGTMRGFILFFCTRRMSIADDLLATLRVFGDIVANALERRRLDQEIAGAAATMEWRVELRRTQLEASNAELEAFAYSVSHDLRAPLRTIDGMSQVLREDFAGELREDAIRLLARIQVATRRMAHLIDGLLQLSRVVRTSMVWNEVTVSDIAEGIADDLRRRDPERNVVVKIAPDIRITGHPNLIAIALTQLLDNAFKFTALREQAIIELDATARDGQTLVCVRDNGVGFDPEFAEKLFGAFQRLHNMEEFEGHGIGLAMVERVVRMHDGKAWADGVPDKGATIWLSFPHRPHGSNGPHGSAGTHAAGPHAKARP; encoded by the coding sequence ATGACCGTCGAAACCCTCCAGGCGTCCGACACTCCGGTCGAGCCCGCAACCGATGCCTCCGGGCGCGACTTCGACAGCCTCGAGGCGCGCTTCGAACGGCACACGCTGATGACCGCGCTGGCAACGCGCTTCATCTCGGTTCCGACCGACCAGATTCCGGCTGCCGTCGAAGACGCAATGTCGGCGATCGGTCGTTACGCCGGCGTCGACCGGGTGGCGCTCGTGATGTTCGACGACAAATACGAGCGCTGGTCGATCGAGCACGACTGGCATGCGCCCGGGCTGTGGTCGCTCAAGGGCCTTGTCGAGCACGTCTCGCCGTTTCGCTGGGGCCTTCCGCAGATCATCGCGGGCTCGCCGGTCGAGGTGATACGCCCGGACTTGCTTCCGCGGCTCGCGGCCAATGAGGCTCTGCTGCTGCGCGGGCTCGGCCTCGGCGCCGCGATCCTTCTTCCGGTCTACCGCAAGGAGCGCGTGATCGGCTTTGCGTCGATGTCGACGACCCGGCCGCGCACGAACGCGTGGCCGAAAGCGCTCTATGAGCTGCTCGAGCTTCCCGCGCGCATGATGGTCCATGCGCTCGACAGGACCGGGGCCGAGCAGCGGCTGCGCGAAAGCCAGGCGCGCTGGAAAAGCCTATGCGACAGCAACGTGGTCGGCGTGCTGTCGATGCGTCGCAGCGACGGCACCATCGTCGATGCCAACGAAGCCGCACTTCGCCTTCTCGGCCGGACGCGCGACGACCTGGCCGACGGAATTCCGTGGAAAGAGACCACGCCGAAAGAAGAGCGCAAGAACGACACCCGCATGCTCGGCATTCTCGAGCGCACGGGGCGCGTGATGCCGTGGGAACGCCAGGTCGAGCGCCCGGACGGAAGCAAGGTGCCGGTGCTCTGTTCGCTGACGTCGCTCGCGCCGCAGTCCGACGAGATGCTGTCGGTGGCCATCGACCTGAGCTCGCGCCAGCGGCTGACCGACGAGCTTCGCCGCCGCGACGACATCGACCGGCTTCACGGCGAGCTCTCGCGCCGGCTGCTGACCCTTGCGGCGGAAAAAATCGAGGAGGCGGTCGTCGAGGCCCTGGGCGACGTCGCGCGTCGCTTCCAGTTCGACGGCGTGGTCATTTTCGACGTGGACGCGAACGTCGAGACCGCGTCGCGGCGTGCGTGGTGGAGCCGCGAATCGATCCGGCAGACACCCGAAGCGCGCATCTCGCTGGCCGACCGGCCATGGTGGCGCGAGCGGCTTCGCGCCGGGCGCACGACTTACCTTGCCGACATCGAAACCCTGCCGGAGAACGCGTCCGGCGAGCGCGCCGCGATGGAGCGCTTCGGCCTGCAGTCGTGCATCAGCGTTCCGCTGCTTCCGGGCGGCACGATGCGCGGATTCATCCTGTTCTTCTGCACACGCCGCATGAGCATTGCCGACGACCTGCTGGCAACGCTGAGAGTCTTCGGCGACATCGTCGCAAATGCGCTCGAGAGGCGCCGTCTCGACCAGGAAATCGCCGGCGCTGCCGCAACGATGGAATGGCGGGTCGAGCTTCGCCGAACGCAGCTCGAAGCCAGCAACGCCGAGCTCGAGGCGTTTGCGTACTCGGTCTCGCACGATCTTCGCGCACCGCTGCGCACGATCGACGGCATGTCGCAGGTGCTGCGCGAGGACTTCGCCGGCGAGCTGCGCGAAGACGCGATCCGGCTTCTGGCACGCATCCAGGTCGCGACCCGGCGCATGGCTCATCTGATCGACGGCCTGCTCCAGCTGTCGCGCGTCGTGCGCACGTCGATGGTGTGGAACGAAGTGACGGTGTCCGACATCGCCGAAGGCATCGCCGACGATCTCCGGCGCCGCGATCCCGAGCGCAATGTCGTCGTGAAGATTGCCCCGGACATCCGCATCACCGGCCACCCGAACCTCATCGCGATCGCGCTGACCCAGCTTCTCGACAACGCGTTCAAGTTCACGGCGCTGCGCGAGCAGGCAATCATTGAGCTCGATGCCACCGCCCGTGACGGGCAGACGCTCGTTTGCGTGCGCGACAACGGCGTCGGCTTCGACCCGGAGTTTGCCGAGAAGCTCTTCGGTGCGTTCCAGCGCCTGCACAACATGGAAGAGTTCGAGGGGCACGGCATCGGCCTTGCCATGGTCGAACGGGTCGTCCGCATGCACGACGGCAAGGCATGGGCCGACGGCGTTCCGGACAAAGGCGCGACGATCTGGCTCTCTTTTCCGCATCGTCCGCATGGTTCGAACGGTCCGCATGGCTCCGCTGGCACGCATGCGGCCGGCCCGCATGCCAAGGCTCGCCCGTGA
- the ydiK gene encoding AI-2E family transporter YdiK codes for MTTNQFDLPRAMLQVLAIGILILSALWIVSPFLAAVAWATTIVVATWPLFLRLESLLTRRSLAVAAMTITLLLVLIVPLSFGIKALVDNSHLIVEQSKSLAAFRIPEAPTWVASLPLVGTKLSARWHYAASLPPDELTAILAPYAQQLALWVVQQVGSIGMLVVNFLLTVLISAILYTNGESAGRFVLQFARRIGGQHGEEAAELAAGAIRGVALGVIVTATLQTVLVAIGLLVVQVPFAPFLIGLAFVFSVAQVGPFPVLIPVTIWLYSTSGATWGTAFLVWSLVCGLMDNFVRPVLIRRGADLPLILIFSGVIGGLLAMGVIGLFVGPVVLAVAYTLLTEWVSEGDPNATSI; via the coding sequence ATGACGACAAACCAGTTCGATCTTCCACGGGCGATGCTCCAGGTGCTGGCGATCGGCATCCTGATCCTGAGCGCGCTGTGGATCGTCAGTCCGTTCCTGGCGGCCGTCGCGTGGGCGACGACCATCGTCGTGGCGACGTGGCCGCTGTTCCTGCGGCTCGAGTCGCTGCTCACGCGGCGTTCGCTCGCGGTGGCCGCAATGACCATCACGCTGCTGCTCGTGCTGATCGTTCCGCTGTCGTTCGGCATCAAGGCGCTCGTCGACAACAGCCACCTGATCGTCGAACAGTCGAAATCCCTCGCAGCGTTCCGGATTCCCGAAGCTCCGACATGGGTAGCAAGCCTTCCGCTCGTTGGCACGAAGCTCAGCGCACGTTGGCACTACGCCGCCTCGCTGCCACCCGACGAGCTCACGGCGATACTGGCGCCGTATGCGCAGCAACTGGCGTTGTGGGTCGTCCAGCAGGTCGGCAGCATCGGCATGCTGGTCGTCAATTTCCTGCTGACCGTCCTGATCTCGGCGATCCTCTACACGAACGGAGAATCGGCGGGCCGTTTCGTGCTTCAGTTCGCGCGCCGGATCGGAGGCCAGCATGGCGAAGAAGCGGCCGAGCTGGCGGCCGGCGCGATTCGCGGAGTCGCGCTCGGCGTAATCGTCACCGCGACACTGCAGACGGTGCTGGTCGCGATCGGACTTCTGGTGGTGCAGGTGCCGTTCGCGCCGTTCCTGATCGGGCTCGCGTTCGTGTTCAGCGTCGCCCAGGTCGGCCCGTTTCCGGTTCTGATTCCCGTTACGATCTGGCTCTACTCGACGAGCGGAGCCACGTGGGGAACCGCGTTCCTCGTATGGTCCCTGGTGTGCGGCCTCATGGACAACTTCGTGCGCCCGGTGCTCATTCGCCGCGGCGCCGACCTGCCGCTGATCCTCATTTTCTCCGGCGTGATCGGCGGGCTGCTCGCGATGGGAGTCATCGGGCTGTTCGTGGGACCGGTCGTGCTCGCGGTGGCGTATACGCTGCTCACGGAGTGGGTGTCCGAAGGAGACCCGAACGCGACGTCCATATAA
- a CDS encoding GAF domain-containing protein encodes MSIAGSANGAAAGGDVLAAARAHVAAVLARTVGDDDARDRQVRFQELTAGLATDFIGLAGTELDNALARTLERIATFAGAERALLARLEMPGEKLLVTHEWSKGAPASVLRNIHGTRAMQWSMAELRKGRVLHYEDPAELPPEAVEERLGWDLFGLESILAVPVRSQRGELLGFAVFVTATRKAGWRDEDMRLFDLAAEMLRSAFEQQSLRAELERSELRLSKLLESGAIGILSVDNDGRIWEANDGALQVIGASRDDLEAGRLRWDSLTPAEFLPMTQSAFEQVERAGCSTPWEQDIYRPDGSRVSILICIARIDETPDHFLVYAVDITVDKQAKRELALRHRLARLVTLFSTRLIAVAPQAIHETIQDALRETAGVLGIDRCSVWIDIDGEDGLSRCTNVWDRVNKRPQIDRIPLFNRYEFPIWDEDFHRRRPMIVRDVKADFGEGAPERRFLEMNGVRSGVAVSLIGSESSIGFVTFASNDVVEWSETTVSLLCVIGEIFAAAILRGRTEERQQKVHAELEHQIAERTTQLASANRELESFSYAVSHDLRAPLRSVDGFSRILVEDHAEGLSDGARTIIERIRVTSQKMGDLIDALLRLSRITRLEPQFEETDLSAIVHELALSLATAEPERRVEFVIREGVLVDGEPRLLAALIDNLLRNAWKFTASRTRARIEFGVDDCPGGPVYFVRDDGIGFEPSQAERIFMPFQRLHDPREFEGHGVGLATVKRIVGIHGGRVSATGEPGKGATVRFTLGKRA; translated from the coding sequence GTGAGCATTGCCGGCAGCGCGAACGGAGCGGCGGCCGGCGGCGACGTGCTTGCCGCTGCGCGGGCGCACGTTGCGGCAGTGCTCGCCCGCACGGTCGGCGACGACGACGCGCGCGATCGGCAGGTACGTTTCCAGGAGCTGACCGCCGGCCTCGCGACCGACTTCATCGGACTTGCCGGAACCGAGCTCGACAATGCGCTCGCGCGCACGCTCGAGCGCATCGCCACTTTCGCCGGTGCCGAGCGTGCGCTTCTCGCACGGCTCGAAATGCCGGGCGAAAAACTGCTGGTGACGCACGAATGGTCCAAGGGTGCTCCCGCCAGCGTGCTCCGCAACATCCATGGCACCAGGGCGATGCAGTGGTCGATGGCGGAGCTGCGCAAGGGGCGCGTGCTCCACTACGAAGATCCCGCCGAGCTTCCGCCCGAGGCCGTCGAAGAGCGTCTCGGCTGGGACCTGTTCGGCCTCGAATCGATTCTCGCGGTACCGGTGCGAAGCCAGCGCGGCGAGCTGCTCGGCTTTGCCGTCTTCGTCACCGCGACGCGTAAAGCCGGCTGGCGCGACGAGGACATGCGGCTGTTCGATCTTGCGGCCGAGATGCTGCGCAGCGCGTTCGAGCAGCAGTCGCTTCGCGCCGAGCTCGAGCGCAGCGAGCTGCGCCTGAGCAAGCTTCTCGAATCGGGCGCAATCGGAATTCTCTCGGTCGATAACGACGGCCGGATCTGGGAAGCCAACGACGGCGCGCTCCAGGTCATCGGAGCGTCGCGCGACGATCTCGAAGCCGGGCGCCTGCGCTGGGATTCGCTTACCCCTGCCGAATTTCTGCCGATGACGCAGAGCGCGTTCGAGCAGGTCGAGCGCGCCGGATGCAGCACGCCCTGGGAGCAGGACATCTACCGGCCCGACGGCTCGCGCGTGTCGATCCTGATCTGCATCGCGCGCATCGACGAGACGCCCGACCACTTCCTCGTCTACGCCGTCGACATCACTGTCGACAAACAGGCCAAGCGCGAGCTCGCGCTTCGCCACCGGCTTGCGCGCCTCGTTACGCTGTTCTCGACGCGGCTGATCGCCGTCGCGCCGCAGGCGATCCACGAGACGATCCAGGATGCGCTGCGCGAAACCGCGGGCGTGCTCGGCATCGACCGCTGCAGCGTCTGGATCGACATCGACGGCGAAGACGGGCTGTCGCGCTGCACGAACGTATGGGACCGGGTCAACAAGCGCCCCCAGATCGACCGGATCCCGCTCTTCAACCGCTACGAGTTTCCGATCTGGGACGAGGATTTCCACCGGCGGCGACCGATGATCGTGCGCGACGTCAAGGCGGACTTCGGCGAAGGTGCACCCGAGCGCCGCTTCCTCGAAATGAACGGTGTCCGCTCCGGCGTGGCCGTTTCGCTGATCGGCAGCGAGAGCTCGATCGGCTTCGTCACGTTCGCAAGCAACGACGTCGTCGAATGGTCGGAGACTACCGTGTCGCTGCTGTGCGTGATCGGCGAGATCTTCGCCGCCGCAATCCTGCGCGGCCGCACCGAAGAGCGCCAGCAGAAAGTTCACGCCGAGCTCGAGCACCAGATCGCAGAACGGACCACCCAGCTCGCCAGCGCCAACCGCGAGCTCGAATCGTTCAGCTATGCGGTCTCGCACGACCTGCGCGCGCCGCTTCGCAGCGTGGATGGATTCAGCCGGATCCTCGTCGAGGATCACGCCGAAGGGCTCTCGGACGGAGCGCGGACCATCATCGAGCGCATCCGCGTGACGAGCCAGAAGATGGGCGACCTCATCGATGCGCTGCTCCGGCTGTCGCGCATCACGCGGCTCGAGCCGCAGTTCGAAGAGACCGACCTCAGCGCGATCGTGCACGAGCTCGCGCTGTCGCTGGCGACGGCCGAACCGGAACGCCGCGTCGAGTTCGTCATTCGCGAGGGGGTTCTCGTCGACGGCGAGCCGCGGCTGCTCGCCGCACTGATCGACAATCTGCTGCGCAACGCGTGGAAATTCACCGCATCGCGAACACGCGCGCGCATCGAATTCGGCGTGGACGACTGTCCCGGCGGTCCGGTTTACTTCGTGCGCGACGACGGCATCGGGTTCGAGCCCTCGCAGGCCGAGCGCATCTTCATGCCGTTCCAGCGGCTGCACGATCCGCGCGAGTTCGAAGGCCATGGTGTCGGGCTCGCGACCGTCAAGCGCATCGTCGGGATTCATGGAGGTCGCGTGTCGGCGACCGGCGAGCCTGGCAAGGGCGCGACGGTGCGGTTTACGCTCGGCAAGCGGGCCTGA
- a CDS encoding anthrone oxygenase family protein has protein sequence MMIAVLTLACSAGAATIGGVFLGFSVFIMQSLARLPANQGIAAMQSINVVVLESRFVPLFVATSSLSVACLIVSCFFWTQPGSPLLFYCGALFLVGSALVTLACNIPRNEKLEHMDAESPEALEYWPQYVREWTFWNSVRTAASLASAALGVLSVLR, from the coding sequence ATGATGATTGCGGTCCTGACCCTCGCGTGCAGCGCTGGTGCGGCGACGATCGGCGGCGTGTTCCTGGGTTTCTCGGTCTTCATCATGCAATCGCTCGCACGACTGCCCGCGAACCAGGGCATTGCGGCCATGCAGAGCATCAACGTCGTGGTGCTCGAGTCGCGCTTCGTGCCGCTGTTCGTCGCGACCAGCAGCCTGAGCGTGGCGTGCCTGATCGTATCGTGTTTTTTCTGGACGCAGCCGGGCTCGCCGCTGCTCTTCTACTGTGGAGCGCTGTTTCTCGTGGGCTCGGCGCTGGTCACGCTCGCATGCAACATCCCGAGAAACGAGAAGCTCGAGCACATGGACGCCGAATCGCCAGAGGCTCTCGAATACTGGCCGCAGTACGTTCGAGAGTGGACGTTCTGGAACAGCGTTCGCACGGCGGCGTCGCTGGCGTCGGCAGCCCTCGGCGTGCTGTCGGTGCTCCGCTGA